Proteins from a genomic interval of Lactococcus protaetiae:
- a CDS encoding PSP1 domain-containing protein has translation MIYEVKFEHGEANAFAESNLELVAQTGVIMQSDKGLFYGKIIRKIDANVETCFDVLKEVSTEDREEIKSLEVHSLEAKTKVRELVKAQDLDMKVINVAYNFDKTQLFISFTAENRVDFRVLLKELATTFKTRIELRQIGTRDAAQLLGGIGPCGRPLCCTNFMYEFPNVSIKMAKNQNLSLKQSKLNGLCGRLMCCLTYEDKFYQEAQEFFPDFGEAVATEEGRGKVIGLNILKNRVKIRFEEYSKEFDLAEIEVNRG, from the coding sequence ATGATTTATGAAGTGAAATTTGAACATGGTGAAGCAAACGCTTTTGCAGAGTCAAACCTTGAACTTGTGGCTCAAACAGGGGTCATAATGCAATCGGATAAAGGATTATTTTATGGCAAAATTATTCGAAAAATTGATGCGAACGTGGAAACCTGTTTCGATGTGTTAAAAGAAGTTTCAACAGAGGATAGAGAAGAGATAAAATCACTTGAAGTACACTCTTTAGAAGCTAAGACAAAAGTTCGGGAGTTGGTTAAAGCACAAGATTTGGATATGAAAGTGATTAATGTTGCTTATAACTTTGATAAAACTCAGTTGTTCATTTCGTTTACTGCGGAAAATCGTGTTGATTTTCGTGTTTTGCTAAAGGAATTAGCAACGACTTTTAAGACACGAATTGAGTTGCGTCAGATTGGAACGAGAGATGCGGCTCAACTTTTGGGAGGCATTGGACCTTGTGGGCGTCCTCTGTGTTGCACTAATTTTATGTATGAGTTTCCCAATGTGTCCATTAAAATGGCGAAAAATCAAAATTTATCTTTGAAACAAAGTAAGTTGAATGGACTTTGTGGTCGTTTGATGTGCTGTTTAACCTACGAGGATAAGTTTTATCAGGAAGCACAGGAGTTTTTCCCTGATTTTGGGGAAGCTGTTGCTACCGAAGAAGGTCGTGGCAAGGTAATCGGACTTAACATCTTAAAAAATCGTGTGAAAATCAGATTTGAAGAGTATAGCAAGGAATTTGACCTTGCGGAAATTGAGGTGAATCGTGGCTGA
- the yabA gene encoding DNA replication initiation control protein YabA gives MAEKYEIFEQLGELENTLNTTLAQVSSIRQVLEASMTENATLRMELEKLRERLAEFEKKEVKKSQTKDQPNPNLIQIFNEGFHVCHLHYAERLAEGESCLDCLELLYR, from the coding sequence GTGGCTGAGAAATACGAAATTTTTGAACAATTGGGTGAACTGGAAAATACATTAAATACGACATTGGCACAAGTATCTAGTATTCGTCAGGTGTTAGAGGCATCAATGACAGAAAATGCAACGCTACGCATGGAGCTTGAGAAATTGCGTGAGCGCTTAGCGGAATTTGAAAAGAAGGAAGTCAAAAAGAGTCAGACTAAAGACCAGCCCAATCCAAATTTGATTCAGATTTTTAACGAAGGTTTTCACGTCTGTCACTTGCATTATGCAGAACGCTTGGCTGAAGGTGAGTCTTGCTTAGACTGCTTGGAGTTGTTATATCGATAA
- a CDS encoding amino acid ABC transporter substrate-binding protein produces the protein MKKIKLIAVATLGLASISLLVACSSQKSSGAAKDKVTTVTVATSGDSNPYEYTTSNGKMTGFEYDILKQADKDLKDYQFKFKVYDDSAILAALDGGRAQIAANNFGKTKAREEKYLFSYPVRQGIDAIFSTSKENITKISQLAGKTTEIPTGTNYGDMFETWNKNHPDKKINVKYSQRPLTDRLSAISSGQIDFLFASKSAAENLVKEHAITGLVDTIPTDLDKQPEFKTYDYFVLDNSQTKLQKALNAELKKLYENGTLKKLSEKYFHDSHIPAADQFQ, from the coding sequence ATGAAAAAAATAAAACTTATAGCTGTTGCAACACTTGGGCTTGCTTCTATCTCTCTGCTTGTGGCTTGCTCATCTCAAAAGAGTTCAGGCGCAGCTAAAGATAAGGTAACAACGGTAACCGTGGCGACTTCGGGAGACTCAAATCCGTATGAGTATACGACAAGCAACGGGAAAATGACGGGCTTTGAATACGACATTTTGAAGCAAGCAGACAAAGATTTGAAGGATTATCAATTCAAATTCAAGGTTTATGATGACAGTGCCATTTTAGCAGCTTTGGATGGTGGTCGTGCACAGATTGCTGCAAATAATTTTGGTAAAACAAAGGCGCGTGAAGAAAAATATTTATTTAGTTATCCGGTTCGCCAAGGGATTGATGCGATTTTCTCAACATCGAAAGAAAATATCACAAAAATTTCACAACTTGCGGGCAAAACAACAGAGATTCCGACAGGGACAAACTATGGAGATATGTTTGAAACTTGGAACAAGAATCATCCTGACAAAAAAATTAATGTTAAGTATAGTCAGCGTCCACTGACAGACCGGCTGTCAGCAATTTCATCTGGTCAGATTGATTTCTTATTTGCTTCAAAGTCTGCTGCTGAAAATTTGGTAAAAGAACACGCCATAACGGGTTTGGTGGATACTATTCCAACCGACTTGGATAAACAACCTGAATTTAAAACATACGATTATTTTGTGCTTGACAACAGTCAAACTAAACTTCAAAAAGCTTTAAATGCAGAACTTAAAAAGCTTTACGAAAATGGCACATTGAAAAAACTGTCAGAAAAATATTTCCATGACAGCCATATTCCAGCTGCTGATCAATTTCAATAA
- the mvk gene encoding mevalonate kinase produces MTINKMGIGIAHSKLILIGEHSVVYGQPAIALPVTILKTTVTITASKFGQYIENNEFRRRLDLMGDEFEGIRQLIMRLLAKFHSSSMPFSLEIDSNIPLGRGLGASASLATAITRAIYDFFDTELLEKDLIFYANFSENITHGKSSGIDVATVNSEHPLWFIKDEAIEPFELNLHGFIVIGDTGVHGFTSQAINIVREKLVEEKQVTQAYIDQLGDLAKASKSFLMTNKLSELGQVMNKAHSVLSSLGVSHPRLETLVDVALKNGALGAKLTGSGLGGVMVALAENEKDAIRISQRLLKSGAKNTWIYSF; encoded by the coding sequence ATGACAATTAACAAAATGGGCATAGGAATTGCTCATTCCAAATTAATTTTGATTGGCGAACACTCTGTTGTCTACGGACAGCCAGCGATTGCGCTTCCTGTCACAATCTTAAAGACAACAGTGACAATTACCGCTTCAAAATTTGGACAATACATTGAAAATAATGAATTTCGTAGAAGATTAGACTTGATGGGTGATGAGTTTGAAGGAATTCGTCAATTGATTATGCGCTTGCTTGCCAAATTTCATTCTTCAAGCATGCCATTTTCTTTAGAAATTGACTCAAATATTCCTCTAGGTCGTGGGCTTGGTGCATCAGCATCACTTGCGACAGCGATTACAAGAGCAATCTATGATTTCTTCGATACTGAACTTTTAGAAAAAGATTTAATCTTTTATGCCAATTTTTCAGAAAATATTACTCATGGGAAATCTTCTGGAATTGATGTGGCAACAGTCAACTCTGAACACCCACTTTGGTTCATCAAAGATGAAGCTATTGAGCCGTTTGAGCTAAATCTCCACGGTTTTATCGTCATCGGAGATACAGGAGTTCATGGATTCACAAGCCAAGCGATTAATATTGTTAGAGAAAAACTAGTAGAAGAAAAACAAGTGACACAAGCTTATATTGACCAACTTGGTGACTTGGCGAAAGCTTCAAAAAGTTTCCTCATGACAAATAAATTATCAGAACTCGGACAAGTCATGAATAAAGCACACTCCGTCCTATCTAGTCTTGGTGTTTCTCATCCAAGATTGGAAACTTTGGTTGATGTAGCACTGAAAAATGGAGCGCTCGGAGCGAAGCTTACAGGTTCAGGACTGGGTGGTGTGATGGTTGCCTTAGCTGAAAATGAAAAAGATGCGATTCGAATCAGCCAGCGTTTGTTGAAAAGTGGTGCAAAAAACACATGGATTTACTCTTTTTAG
- a CDS encoding dihydrofolate reductase family protein — protein sequence MRKLVLFLHSSLDGFVEGPKGAMDIGFVSYDADLENEAKNILSTVDTVVWGHGTYEMMYSYWPTVPENPDASSYERNHAKWIEQVEKLVFSTTLDEVKWNNTRLVKENIVEEIQKLKSTSGGDLLILGSPRLAHFLMTHDLIDEYKITVSPVLVGGGLRLFEKGVHPTKLKLISQKTFDSGAMSLDYEVIR from the coding sequence ATGCGTAAACTTGTTTTGTTTTTACACTCGTCATTGGACGGGTTTGTTGAAGGTCCCAAGGGCGCGATGGATATTGGCTTTGTATCTTATGATGCTGACTTGGAAAATGAAGCTAAAAATATTCTGAGTACAGTGGATACGGTGGTTTGGGGACATGGCACCTATGAAATGATGTATAGTTATTGGCCGACCGTTCCAGAAAATCCTGATGCTTCGTCGTATGAGCGCAATCACGCAAAATGGATTGAACAGGTGGAGAAGCTTGTCTTTTCAACGACTTTGGATGAAGTAAAATGGAACAATACACGCTTAGTGAAAGAGAATATTGTCGAGGAGATTCAAAAACTTAAATCAACGTCAGGTGGTGATTTGCTGATTTTAGGGAGTCCGCGCTTAGCACATTTTTTGATGACACATGATTTGATTGATGAGTATAAAATTACAGTTTCTCCCGTTCTAGTAGGCGGTGGTTTGAGATTGTTTGAAAAAGGGGTCCACCCTACCAAACTCAAATTAATATCACAGAAAACTTTTGATTCAGGCGCTATGAGTCTTGATTATGAAGTGATAAGATAA